One Stratiformator vulcanicus genomic window, TCGCTGGGCGTCGAAGTCATCGATGTCGCGTCATACACCGGCTTTCCTGAAATGATGGGAGGGCGAGTCAAGACTCTTCACCCATTGGTCCACGGAGCCATTCTCGGTCGGCCCGACCTTCCCGACGACGCGACCGCGATTGCCGAACACGGGATCGTGCCGCTCGATCTCGTGGTCGTGAACCTGTACCCCTTCGAGCAAACAGTGGCAAAGGCAGACGTTTCGGTCGACGAGGCGATCGAGCAGATCGATATCGGCGGCCCCAGCATGATCCGTTCGGCCGCCAAAAATCATCGCTACGTCGGTGTAGTGACCGACCCCGACCAATACGCCGACGTCGTCGGAGCGTTGGAGACAGACACGTTCGATCAAGCGTTTCGCCAACGCCTCGCGCGAGCGGCTTTCGCGAGAACGGCGGCTTATGACAAAGCCATCGCGACCTATCTGGCTTCGCTCGAAGCAAACGATACCGAGTCCGTGGAGGACCGGCTTGAAGTCGGAATGCAAAAAAGAGCCGACCTGCGATACGGCGAGAACCCACATCAATCGGCCGCGTTTTACGTCGAGAGTGACCCTGAGCCGGCAACGCTCGCTGCCGCCGAACAATTGCACGGCAAAGAGCTCTCGTACAATAACCTGCTCGACCTCGACGCGGCTTTGAACCTGATTCGCGAATTCGATGACCCGGCGTCGGCGGTCCTGAAGCACACCAACCCCTGCGGCTGCGGGACGGCGGAGTCGCTTAAGGAGGCATTTACGCGAGCCTACGCGGGTGACCCGGTCAGCGCCTTCGGGTCGATCATCGGTTTCAATCGCGCGGTCGACGCCGAGACGGCCGAAGCGCTGTGCGAGCCGGGCCGATTCGTGGAAGCGATCATTGCCCCCGGCTTCGACGCCGATGCGATCGAATTGCTGACGACAAAGCCCACTTGGAAGAAGAATGTGCGGCTGATGAAGTTGCCGGGCCTTCGCGAGCCGCGTCGCGGGGATCGAGATTACAGACGCGTCACCGGC contains:
- the purH gene encoding bifunctional phosphoribosylaminoimidazolecarboxamide formyltransferase/IMP cyclohydrolase, yielding MPRALISVSDKTNLDRLAPALVELGFELLSTGGTRRHLESLGVEVIDVASYTGFPEMMGGRVKTLHPLVHGAILGRPDLPDDATAIAEHGIVPLDLVVVNLYPFEQTVAKADVSVDEAIEQIDIGGPSMIRSAAKNHRYVGVVTDPDQYADVVGALETDTFDQAFRQRLARAAFARTAAYDKAIATYLASLEANDTESVEDRLEVGMQKRADLRYGENPHQSAAFYVESDPEPATLAAAEQLHGKELSYNNLLDLDAALNLIREFDDPASAVLKHTNPCGCGTAESLKEAFTRAYAGDPVSAFGSIIGFNRAVDAETAEALCEPGRFVEAIIAPGFDADAIELLTTKPTWKKNVRLMKLPGLREPRRGDRDYRRVTGGLLVQDRDEGTSPSSDWKVVTERQPTDAELTDLTFAWLVCKHVKSNAIVFAKDRMVTGVGAGQMSRLDSSMIAARKSDGRCVDGVCASDAFFPFRDGVDQAAEAGIRAIIQPGGSKRDDEAIAACNEHGIAMLFTGRRHFRH